The stretch of DNA CTTATACATCGTAAATATTCTCTCGTCTAACCCAGGTCTCTCTTGTTTAAATAAAACAGGAGAACCTAACTTTAATCTAACCAGAATGGTAACTATTAGCAGTATTGGACTTAATATAACGATTGCAATAGACGATAGAATAAAGTCTAGAAGTCTCTTGACATACTTTTGGTATACACCTTTTGTATCTTGATTCATTATTTCCCCCACCCCCCTTTAATTATATCAACCACTTTACCTAGTTCTTCATCCGTCATCTTAGTATCGCTTGGCAAGCAAACACCATTCTCGAACAATTTCTCTGAGACCCCTTCTCCAATAAAATCATATTTTTCAAAGAATGGTTGCATATGCATGGGTTTCCAAACCGGTCTTGACTCAATATTTTCAAATTCCAATGCATTAAATATATCAATCGGTCTAACACTTCCAGTTAATTGTATAGAACTCAGCCAGTAATTTGGGTTATCCCACTCATTTTCTGGCATAAATTTAATACCTTCCAATTGTCCTAACTCACTTTTATAAAAATCATATATGTACTTTTTCTTTTCTACTCGTTTATCTAATACTTTGAGTTGTCCTCTTCCAATTCCTGCAGATATATTACTCATTCTATAATTATAACCTAACTCACTGTGCTGATAATGACGTGCTTGGTCTCGAGATTGTGTAGCCCAAAAACGCGTTTTCGCAATTTTTTCTCGATTGTTAGAAACAAGCATCCCACCACCAGAAGTGGTGATAATCTTATTTCCATTAAATGAGAAGATGCCGTAATCGCCAAAAGTCCCTGTATGCTTACCTTTATAGTAAGTACCTAAAGACTCTGCAGCATCTTCTATTACAGCTACATTATGCTTATTACAAACTTCCATAACTCTATCCATATCAGCAGATAAGCCATACAAATGAACAACAATAACTGCTTTAACTCCTGGATATTTTCTAAAAGCTTCTTCTAATGCTTCAGGGTCCATATTCCATGATTTTTCATCACTATCAATAAATACAGGTGTTGCGTTTTGATAAATAATTGGATTGGCACTTGCTGAAAAAGTAAGTGTAGTACAAAAAACAATATCTCCTTCACCCACCCCTGCAGCTTTCAAGGCCAAGTGAATTGCTGCAGTTCCAGAAGAAAGGGCTGCAGCAGATTTTATTCCTACTTTATTTGCAAGTTCTATTTCAAATTGATTAACGTTTTCTCCAAGTGGAGCAATCCAATTTGTATCAAAAGCTTCTTTCACATATTCTTGTTCATATCCTTCATCACTCATATGAGGTGATGATAAAAATATCCGCTCTCTCATGGTTGCATACACCCTTCTATCTAATAATTCGTTTTTATCGCTTTTTCTGTAACTTTCTCTTCCAAATAACTAAACAACTCATCTTTTATTTCGGCATTTTCCAATGCTAAATCAATAGTAGTTTTCACAAAACCTAATTTTTCTCCTACGTCATATCGTTTTCCCAGGAAATCATAGGCATATACTGGTTGAATCTCATTCAACATCTGAATCGCATCCGTTAGTTGGATCTCCCCACCAGCACCAATTTGTTGCTTGTCAAGGAATTGGAAAATCTCTGGATTAAATACGTATCTTCCCATAATTGCTAGATTTGAAGGTGCAGTTCCTTGGGCTGGTTTTTCTACAAAGTGATTAACCTTATAACGACGCCCTTCGATCATACTTGGATCTACAATTCCGTAACGATGCGTTTCCGTATCAGGTACCTGTTGGACACCAACAACCGAGCTTTGCGTTTCTTCATACTGCTCGATTAACTGTCGAAGTCCCGGTGTATCTGCACGGACTATGTCGTCCCCAAGCAAGACAGCAAAGGGTTCGTTTCCAATAAATTTACGCGCACACCATACAGCATGTCCTAAACCTTTTGGTTCTTTTTGCCTTATGTAGTGAAGGTCTACACTAGAAGCGTGATTAACCTTATCTAGTAAATCAAACTTCTCTTTCTTTACTAGATTATCTTCTAGTTCAAAATTATGATCGAAATGATCCTCGATTGCACGCTTTCCTTTACCTGTAACGATAATAATATCTTCAATACCAGATTCAATTGCTTCTTCAACAATGTATTGAATTGTTGGTTTATCAACAATTGGCAGCATTTCTTTTGGCATTGCTTTTGTTGCAGGTAAGAAACGCGTCCCTAGCCCCGCAGCGGGAATAATTGCTTTTTTTATAGTTCTCATTTTTATTGCCTCCAAAAATATATTCTTATAACTTATAATAGTTACTCTTTTCCACGAATTCCGACGGAATAGCATTGCGGGTATCAAAAATTAAATTAGTATTTTCGGCGATTGTCTTATAATCAAAACTGTTATGATCTGTTGTAATTAAAACTAAATCTGCTTCACTTAATATCTCATTCGTAATGTTAGCATTAGTTGAATATTCTTTTTCTAGTAAAGTAAACTTTTGAACATTTGGATCTATGACATTCCAATTTGCTTTTGCACGCTCTAATTGTTCCAGAATTGAAATAACAGGAGATTCACGAAAGTCATCAATATCTTTTTTGTATGCTACACCTAATACTAAGATATTAGATCCATTTAACGCTTTACCTTCTTTATTTAATAAATCCATACACCTATTAATGACATAATCAGGCATTAAATTATTTATTTCACCAGCAGTTTCAATTAATTTAGTATGGTAATTAAACTCTCTGGCTTTCCAGGTTAAATACCATGGATCAATAGGTATACAATGACCACCCAAACCTGGGCCTGGATAAAATGGCATGAACCCATATGGCTTAGTCGCAGCTGCATCTATAACTTCCCATACATCAATCCCCATTTTATTACATAATATCGCCATTTCATTTGCTAAACCTATATTTATATTTCTAAACGTATTCTCTAATATTTTTTCCATTTCAGCTACTGCAGGAGTTGATACTTCGTGTATATCTGCTTGTAAAACATTTCGATACATAGTTGCAGCTACCTTCGTACAACTCTTCGTTATACCTCCAACTACTTTCGGAGTATTAGCAGTGTTAAATTGTTTATTGCCAGGATCAACGCGTTCTGGAGAATATGCTAAGAAAAAATCTTCTCCACAT from Oceanobacillus iheyensis HTE831 encodes:
- a CDS encoding DegT/DnrJ/EryC1/StrS family aminotransferase; its protein translation is MRERIFLSSPHMSDEGYEQEYVKEAFDTNWIAPLGENVNQFEIELANKVGIKSAAALSSGTAAIHLALKAAGVGEGDIVFCTTLTFSASANPIIYQNATPVFIDSDEKSWNMDPEALEEAFRKYPGVKAVIVVHLYGLSADMDRVMEVCNKHNVAVIEDAAESLGTYYKGKHTGTFGDYGIFSFNGNKIITTSGGGMLVSNNREKIAKTRFWATQSRDQARHYQHSELGYNYRMSNISAGIGRGQLKVLDKRVEKKKYIYDFYKSELGQLEGIKFMPENEWDNPNYWLSSIQLTGSVRPIDIFNALEFENIESRPVWKPMHMQPFFEKYDFIGEGVSEKLFENGVCLPSDTKMTDEELGKVVDIIKGGWGK
- the galU gene encoding UTP--glucose-1-phosphate uridylyltransferase GalU codes for the protein MRTIKKAIIPAAGLGTRFLPATKAMPKEMLPIVDKPTIQYIVEEAIESGIEDIIIVTGKGKRAIEDHFDHNFELEDNLVKKEKFDLLDKVNHASSVDLHYIRQKEPKGLGHAVWCARKFIGNEPFAVLLGDDIVRADTPGLRQLIEQYEETQSSVVGVQQVPDTETHRYGIVDPSMIEGRRYKVNHFVEKPAQGTAPSNLAIMGRYVFNPEIFQFLDKQQIGAGGEIQLTDAIQMLNEIQPVYAYDFLGKRYDVGEKLGFVKTTIDLALENAEIKDELFSYLEEKVTEKAIKTNY
- a CDS encoding nucleotide sugar dehydrogenase is translated as MTINTVEFKNSLADRLTEKINNKSATLGVVGLGYVGLPLAVEKAKAGYKVIGFDVQLEKIEKLAQGINYIGDVNDEELIQVINKDKFYATNDYSLINNVDVVVICVPTPLDIHKQADISYVESATAKISQYLHKGMLVVLESTTYPGTTEEVLKPLLEESGLKCGEDFFLAYSPERVDPGNKQFNTANTPKVVGGITKSCTKVAATMYRNVLQADIHEVSTPAVAEMEKILENTFRNINIGLANEMAILCNKMGIDVWEVIDAAATKPYGFMPFYPGPGLGGHCIPIDPWYLTWKAREFNYHTKLIETAGEINNLMPDYVINRCMDLLNKEGKALNGSNILVLGVAYKKDIDDFRESPVISILEQLERAKANWNVIDPNVQKFTLLEKEYSTNANITNEILSEADLVLITTDHNSFDYKTIAENTNLIFDTRNAIPSEFVEKSNYYKL